In the genome of Bacteroidales bacterium, the window CTCCCTATCGACAGCTCGATAGAAACCAGGCAGAAAGTTCCTTTTACCACTGAACTTGCAAAATTATTCGGGGCAGAGATACATGTACTTGGCATACACTCTACAAAAGTTAAAGATGTTATTGCTCTTATGGAAAGCTATGCACGACAAGCAATGGATTATATAAGGGAAAATAATATCCCCTGTCATTATAAAAAAATATTTTCAGAAAATATTACCTTAGGCACCATTGACTATGCAAAAGAGATCAAAGCTGAACTTATCGCTGTAATGTCCGAGCAAGAAGGCTCTACAAAAAATATATGGCTTGGAACCTATGCACAGCAAATGGTTAATCATTCACCTGTTCCTGTGCTTATCATTCATTCCAAGCAAATTTATGATGCACAGTTGAAGAAATAATTTATGAGAATTAAGTTTTTATTTTTAATATTATTGATTTCATTTTTTTCAGCGTTAAATGTTTTTTCTCAAAAAACAGGAAAAGTTGAAATAATTATTTCTGATTCCCGTATCAACACTCTTGTTGAAAAACACCATTCATGGTGCGAAACCCGCGGAGGTATTGACGGTTTCCGAATTCAGATTTATTTTGATTCAGGCAATAATTCAAAAAGCCGTGCGGTTACTGTTATGAATGAATTCAAATCCAAGCATCCGAAAACTGAAGCATACCTAATGTTCCAGGAACCTAATTACAAAATCCGTGTAGGCAATTTTCGTTCAAGAATAGATGCTCAACGTTTCCTGCATAAGATTACTGATGAATATCCAAATGCTTTTATTGTTAAGGATAATGATGTAAAGTTTCCATTACTTGAAGATGAAAAAGATAATTAAATAAAAAACCCCACTGAGTTAGCGGGGTTTTTTATTTTTATGTTTATACCAATTGTTAATTTAAAATAGTCCAAAGGATATTTTAAATTTTACAATGATTATGCCGATGACATATATGTAATAGTACAATTTATTGGACTATTACATATATACAATCGGTATTACACTTAATTCCTGTTTATACAATTCAAATCCTCGAAAGCAATCTTTAATCTTTCAACCATTGCTTTTTCGCCATCGCGTAACCATGCGCGTGGGTCGTAGAATTTTTTATTAGGTTTGTCATCGCCTTCAGGGTTCCCTATTTGTCCTTGTAAATAGCCTTCATTCTTTTTATAATATTTCAGAACACCGCTCCAAAAAGCCCATTGCGTATCTGTATCAATATTCATTTTTATTACTCCATAAGAAATTGCTTCACGAATTTCGCTCTGTGCCGAACCCGAACCACCGTGGAATACAAAGTTTACAGGCTTTTCAGCGGTTTTGAATTTTTTCTGAATATAATCCTGTGAGTTCTTTAATATTTTAGGCTGCAAATGAACATTCCCCGGTTTATATACACCATGAACATTTCCGAATGATGCAGCAATAGTAAAGTTTGGACTTATGTTCAATAATGTTTCATAAGCTTTTGCCACATGTTCGGGCTGTGTATATAATCTTGCATTGTCAATTCCAGTATTATCAACACCATCTTCTTCTCCGCCGGTTACACCTAATTCAATTTCAAGTGTCATCCCTATTTTGCTCATACGTTCCAAATAACGTTTGCATATTTCAATATTTTCTTCGAGGGGTTCTTCTGAGAGGTCGAGCATATGCGAACTGTATAAAGGCTTTCCGTGTTTTGCAAAATATTTCTCACCGGCATCCAACAATCCGTCAATCCAGGGAAGTAATTTTTTTGCAGCATGATCGGTATGAATTATAACCGGGACACCATATATTTCAGCAACTCTATGAATATGTTCTGCACCAGAAATAGCGCCGGCTATAGCGCCTTTTTCTTTTTCATTTGGAATAGCTTTTCCTGCATAGAACAATGCACCTCCATTTGAAAATTGAATAATAACAGGTGAATTTACAACTTTGGCTGCTTCAATCACTGCATTAACGGACCCCGTGCTAACTACATTAACAGCAGGTAATGCAAATTCATTTGCTTTTGCTATGCGGAAAATTTCCTGCATATCCTTACCGGAAACAACTCCCGGAGCTACTTTATCCAATATTTTTTCTGACATAATATTTATTTATTAAAAATTATTTTTTCGTAATGTCAAAGGTATAAAATTGAACAGAAGAAAAATGATAATCGGGAAGAAAAATTATTGAAATAATTTATCTCAATAAGGTAACCGTTCCATGCTGGCTGTAATCCTTGGTTTCTGAATTAGCATGCAATATGTAATAATAAGTTCCTTCAGATGAAAGTTCGCCGGAAAGCGATTTCCCATCCCAACGCGAAGCAGGGCTATTGCTTTCATATACTAAAACACCCCAACGGTCAAATACCTGTAAAAAGAAATATGACATTCCGCTGCAACGAATATAGAAATCATCATTAAACCCATCTTCATTAGGAGTGAATACATTGGGTACTATCATACCTTCTTCCACTTCAATTGTTTTGCAAATTATATCCTCACAATCATCGGCGCTGTTAATCCAAAGGCAAACTTCATACATTCCGGGATGATCATAAATATGATAAGGGCTTTCCTGCGTGGTAGCTTTATCATCGCCAAATGTCCAGTAATATTCAATGGCATTAACGCTTGTGTTAACGAAGTGAATAAGGTCGTATGCAAATAAATGTGCTGTATCACTTTGGGTGATATAGAAATCAGCTATAGGTTCAGGATATACTGTAGTAAAACAATGCGAAGCATAAGAATAACAATGTCCCCAATTTGTAATCTCCTGTACAGAAACAATACCGGTACCGGGAACATCCCAATGAATGTAAACTGTTTGCCCTGTAGCATTACCCACAATATGCCCGCCTACAACAGTCCAGTAATAATTATCGCTAAAGTCGCCTCCCCATGCATTGTACTCGAGAGAGTCGGTACTATTTAAACAAAAATACTGAGGACCGTTAATATAAACTGAATCCGGTTTTTTCGCTGCAAGCGCATAAGGCTCATCAGTCCATGTATTCCAATTATTTTTAACGACGCCAACCATAGGTGAAAAAATCATTGAATTAGGAGCAGTGTTTTGCCAAATATCATTTAATGAATCCCAATTAACTATTCTATTCCAATAACCATCGGTAGCTTCGTCATAATAAATTGTTAAGTTAACAGGATTCGTTCCCTGTTCACGCATGATACGATGATAGTAAACAGAATCGATCATACATATTGTAGTATCATGCTTATGAGTATCAAAGTTATCATTTGTAGCATTATAATTAAAGAAACCTACTTTATAAATATTATCATCAGCAACTGTAGGCTTTATATCAACAGGTCTATAGCGCATAGGTCCGGAACTGGATCCCATTGGAAATGTATATGGGGCACTAACCGATGTTAACCTATATAACCAACCGGTTAAACTATTACTTACAAAACCTTCTGTCCTTGTAATTGCAAAAGGGTTGGTATTGGTAACCCATAATTCATGTGATGTCAGTGATAATTCCCTATCGTTAAGATTTAAAAAATGAGTAACCGTATCATTCAGTGTAGTAAATTTAATTCCGACACCTTTAAGAGTGAGGTCATAAAATGAAGTTATACTTGTTCCTTTAATTTCCTGATCAATAACAATAGCGGGAGGTCCAAAAGGTTCATTATTCATAATGACTTCGCTTTCCCCATGTTTAAACACACTGTTATTTATCCAGTGAGCTCCAATTTCATAAATCCCATCACCGGAAATAAGTCCGTTATTTGTAAGGTTGCCACAAATGGTAATATGTCCAAGATTGTATAATGAATCGCCGATGTTATTAACCGAGCCATGCACCCATACAACAGAACCTTCAGCGCAATGGAAAACAGCATTGTTGTTGGTCATAATCGGTTGGCAATAAATAAAATTATGGGCTAAAAATAGTATTACGAAAAAGAGTAATCTTTTCAATTTTACCATAGTAACGGATATTTTTTCCAAATTAATAAACAAAGTAACAAATTTTTATACGAATAAACAAATTTTATCTAATTAATTAGTATCTTCATCTACTATAAGTTTACGAAAAATGATAAGTAAAGGTTGCAAATGATATTACTCTTTTCTGGGTTTGTATTTCGACTTTGTTAGTATATCCTGTGAATCTTGATTCATGAATAATTCCGTTAAAGAAACATTTTCATTTTCTTCCATATATTTCCTGATGATTTGCCAGCCAATCCAAATTCCGGTACGTGAAGGCGATTGTTTAGAAAAAACCGATGTAAAAGGACCGTCAGAACAAAGCTTTGATATCATTGTAACATCTGTTGAATACAAAAGTTTTCTGTCGATAATAAACGACCACATATTTGCTTCATTATCTTCGCACCATTTTAATTGGGCAGGAGTGTAATACATTTTTAAAGAATCAGGAGTATCAGGCAAAGTAGCATCTAAAAAATATAAGATCTTTCCTTCGTAAGTTATGTAATCCAAAAAGTTTTTATTTTCTTTACTGTTATCTACTAAAGTGTATGCAATTTCTCTCATGCAACCAGGAATGATAAAATCTTTTTTGAATCTTTTAATTATGTATGAAGGCACATAACTGCTTAATGCATTTTTATAATTTATATTATCCTTTCCTAAATACATGTCTAAAGAAATAACCATAACACTATCTGAAAATTTTATAGGAAGTTCATAATCCAATCCCGAAACACAAGAATATACTTCCGGGATTTTTTTCTTGGGAAAATAAAATTTATACAGGCTAAATGCTTTACCCAGGTTCGTTTCTATGTCAGTAAGGTCCGGGTATATTTTTATACAATCATCATAAAGTGAAACGATCAAAGGATCGGTAAGAAAATTTTTCATTTGCAACAGCGAAAGGGAATCGTTAAGTTCTTTTTCAGGAATAAAAAATGAATATTCAGGCAGAAGTTTTTTTAACTCGCTTCTGATACTTTTTTTATTAATATTAAAAAGTGCTTTTTCATAACGATGAATTTTTATTTTTACTGAATCTTTTTCTTCCAGTTTTACGTCCTTAACAATTTCGGGAACCTTCGATTTTTCATTACAGCGGTTGCAGGAAAATGCAAGAAAAACAAACAAGATTATTGAAATAAATAAAAAAGATTTTTTCATAAATAAAATTTTATTAGTATACTTGCATTAGAAATCTTGAAATTAAAATTCAAAAATATGAAAAAAATATCATTATTTATAATTGTAATTGCATTGATGATCATTGGCAAATCTTCATTTGCACAGGATAGTGAAAAAAACTTTCATTTCGGACTAAAAGCAACTCCGTCGGTATCATGGTTTACATCCAGTGATAAAAAACTTTCTAATGATGGCGTTAAATTCGGATTTGGTTATGGTTTGATCACTGAATTTGCTTTTTCGAAAAATTACGCTTTTTCAACGGGACTTGAAATATTGAATGCCGGCGGGAAATTAGCTTTTCCAAAATCACCGGATAGCACATATTATCCCGTAGTGAATGAAGATGTAACACCTAACCGTACTGACACTTTTTTACTTCAATCACGAAGCTATCGCATAAGGTACGTGAATGTTCCTTTGCTATTAAAACTTAAAACAAATCAAATTGGTGCTATGACATATTTCGGACAGTTTGGATTTGATGTTTCGTTCAAGTGGAAAGCGATGTGTGATGATGATGGATATTACATAGGGTCACAACCTACAACACGTAAAGATGTTGATATTTCAGAGGATATAAATTTTATACGCCTGGCTTTAAATGTAGGATTAGGAGCAGAATATAATCTTTCTGGTTCTACATCATTAGTGTTTTCGGTAAATTACAATAACGGATTTACAAATGCACTCCGAACAGATTCAAAAACATTATGCCTGTATAAAGTTGGCAAAAAATCAAATCCTTTTGAACAAAAAGCCATGTTGAATTATGTTGGATTAACTGTAGGCATTTTGTTTTAACGATACCACAATTTTTACAACCCGATTCACAAACCGAATCGGGTTTTTTATTTACTTTGCATCATGAAAATCGCACTTGCACAATTAAATTTTCATATCGGGAATTTCGAAAGCAACACAAAAAAAATTGTTGAAGCTATCTGTAATGCCCGTCAGCACAATGTTGAACTTATTGTCTTTCCCGAGCTTGCCATAAGCGGTTATCCACCGCGTGATTTTTTAGACTTCGAACATTTCGTAAAAAGCTGTAAAAAATGTATTAAAGAAATTGCGAAAGAATGTAAAGATATTGGTGCTATTATTGGCTCTCCGGGTTTCAATCCAAATGCAAAAGGAAAAAAGCTTTACAATTCCGCGTACTTACTTTATAATGGAAAAATAGAATCGGTGCGTCATAAATCGCTTTTACCAAATTATGATATATTCGACGAATACCGCTATTTTGAACCCAATACAAAATTTGAAATCGTACATTTTAAAGACCTCCGTATTGCTTTAACAATCTGTGAAGATTTATGGAATATTACCGATAATCCTCTTTATACCATCAATCCTATGGATGAGCTGATGAAGCAAAATCCGGATGTGATGATAAATATTGCTGCATCGCCATTTAATTATGAACAAGCTTTAAAAAGAAAAAAAATCCTGAAAGCTAATATTGATAAATATCATCTTCCATTATTTTATGTAAACCATTGCGGAGCACAAACAGAACTGATATTTGACGGCGGTTCGCTTGCATTTGATAATAAAGGAAAAATTGTTGAAGAGCTTGAATACTTTAAAGAAGGGCTTGCTGTATTTTCGCTGACATCAGCTAAAAACAAAAATAAAATCGAAACGAATATCCAAAGCGAAAAACAACAAAGCATAAATTTAAGAACACACCAATCCGAAAATACACAGATATCATTAATACGCCGTGCGCTGGTAACAGGAATAAATAATTATTTTGAAAAACTGAATTTCAGTAAAGCCATCCTCGGTCTTTCCGGTGGAATTGATTCAGCGCTGGTTTGTGCACTTGCAGTTGAAGCATTGGGAAAAGAGAATGTCCGCGGAATATTATTGCCTTCCCATTTTTCATCAGAACATTCCATTACTGATGCAAAAAAACTTGCAGAGAACCTGGGAATACCATATGATATTATTCCAATTGAAGAAGCATTTAACAGTATTGAACATTCATTAAAGCCCGTTTTTAAAGGACTTCCACCTTTTGGACTGGCCGAAGAAAATATGCAGGCACGAATAAGAGCCATTATACTGATGGCAATAGCAAATAAAATAGGATATATTTTGCTTAACACTTCGAATAAAAGTGAAGCTGCTGTGGGTTACGGAACCATTTACGGTGATATGTGCGGTGGGCTTTCCGTTTTGGGCGATGTATATAAAACACAGGTTTACGAAATTGCAAAACTGATCAATAAAGAAAAAGAAATCATTCCGCAGAATACCATAGATAAAGCTCCATCAGCAGAGTTAAGACCGGGACAAAAAGATTCCGACTCCTTGCCTGAATACGATATCCTTGACAAAATTCTTTATCAGTATATTGAAAGATCAAAAGGTCCTGATGAAATTATTACCATGGGTTTCGACAGTGCAATGGTTCATCATGTGCTGAAACTTGTAAACACAAATGAATGGAAGCGCTACCAAACTCCACCTATCTTGCGTGTTTCACCAAAAGCTTTCGGAATGGGACGCAGAATGCCTATTGCAGCAAAATATTTATCTTGATTTTTTTGTAGATTATTTTTCCGGGATCATTCGTAGCGAAAATTATTCCCCTACTTCATTTTGATTTTCTTTTTTTATTCCGCCTTCCAGGTATTTTCCAGCAATATTAAATTTAAGTTCCAATACTTCTTTTACCAGGTCTTTTTTTATTTTTACAAAATAAAAAGCATCTTTATCTGAAATATTCAGAACAGCTTCTTTTATTGCATATCCCTGGTAATTACTTTTTATATATGTAATGATTGGCGATGGAAGTTCTTTGGGGCTAACCATTTCAACAGTATTACTCAGCTCATCTTCTTTTGCATGAGTAAATGCAGTTCTAATACTGGAAATGGAATCGGCAATTCTGGTTTGATTTTTAACTGAATCGGATGGAAGCAACAATGAGTCGGTTCCAATTGTTTTATCAGAAATACTTTTATCAATAGGTTTACCGGCAAGTGTATAATACAGCTCAGCGCCCGGCTGCGCAATTCCTTCTTTTTTTACATATATAAAATAATAATCAGCGCTTCCCGGTTCCTGAACCATTTCAGAAAGTTTAATTTTATACTCGTAATAATTATTTTTAATATCACTTATAATTGGTCCCGGAAGTTCTTTTTCGGAAATCGTATATTTTGTATAATTCCATGTGCCGTCGTAAACAAATTCGGCACAGCCTTTCATTTCATCATAAGTGAAGTGAGCAATATAAAGATCGCTTTCTCTTTTCCACGATTCAATTGTTGCATTTGGGAAAATGGCATCAAAATTATTTTTTACTTCCGCGGGCACTT includes:
- the fbaA gene encoding class II fructose-bisphosphate aldolase, translating into MSEKILDKVAPGVVSGKDMQEIFRIAKANEFALPAVNVVSTGSVNAVIEAAKVVNSPVIIQFSNGGALFYAGKAIPNEKEKGAIAGAISGAEHIHRVAEIYGVPVIIHTDHAAKKLLPWIDGLLDAGEKYFAKHGKPLYSSHMLDLSEEPLEENIEICKRYLERMSKIGMTLEIELGVTGGEEDGVDNTGIDNARLYTQPEHVAKAYETLLNISPNFTIAASFGNVHGVYKPGNVHLQPKILKNSQDYIQKKFKTAEKPVNFVFHGGSGSAQSEIREAISYGVIKMNIDTDTQWAFWSGVLKYYKKNEGYLQGQIGNPEGDDKPNKKFYDPRAWLRDGEKAMVERLKIAFEDLNCINRN
- a CDS encoding gliding motility-associated C-terminal domain-containing protein, which gives rise to MTNNNAVFHCAEGSVVWVHGSVNNIGDSLYNLGHITICGNLTNNGLISGDGIYEIGAHWINNSVFKHGESEVIMNNEPFGPPAIVIDQEIKGTSITSFYDLTLKGVGIKFTTLNDTVTHFLNLNDRELSLTSHELWVTNTNPFAITRTEGFVSNSLTGWLYRLTSVSAPYTFPMGSSSGPMRYRPVDIKPTVADDNIYKVGFFNYNATNDNFDTHKHDTTICMIDSVYYHRIMREQGTNPVNLTIYYDEATDGYWNRIVNWDSLNDIWQNTAPNSMIFSPMVGVVKNNWNTWTDEPYALAAKKPDSVYINGPQYFCLNSTDSLEYNAWGGDFSDNYYWTVVGGHIVGNATGQTVYIHWDVPGTGIVSVQEITNWGHCYSYASHCFTTVYPEPIADFYITQSDTAHLFAYDLIHFVNTSVNAIEYYWTFGDDKATTQESPYHIYDHPGMYEVCLWINSADDCEDIICKTIEVEEGMIVPNVFTPNEDGFNDDFYIRCSGMSYFFLQVFDRWGVLVYESNSPASRWDGKSLSGELSSEGTYYYILHANSETKDYSQHGTVTLLR
- a CDS encoding PepSY-like domain-containing protein, whose protein sequence is MKIFSCLMLFLFFSFDLFSQQYKPTEVPAEVKNNFDAIFPNATIESWKRESDLYIAHFTYDEMKGCAEFVYDGTWNYTKYTISEKELPGPIISDIKNNYYEYKIKLSEMVQEPGSADYYFIYVKKEGIAQPGAELYYTLAGKPIDKSISDKTIGTDSLLLPSDSVKNQTRIADSISSIRTAFTHAKEDELSNTVEMVSPKELPSPIITYIKSNYQGYAIKEAVLNISDKDAFYFVKIKKDLVKEVLELKFNIAGKYLEGGIKKENQNEVGE
- a CDS encoding porin family protein → MKKISLFIIVIALMIIGKSSFAQDSEKNFHFGLKATPSVSWFTSSDKKLSNDGVKFGFGYGLITEFAFSKNYAFSTGLEILNAGGKLAFPKSPDSTYYPVVNEDVTPNRTDTFLLQSRSYRIRYVNVPLLLKLKTNQIGAMTYFGQFGFDVSFKWKAMCDDDGYYIGSQPTTRKDVDISEDINFIRLALNVGLGAEYNLSGSTSLVFSVNYNNGFTNALRTDSKTLCLYKVGKKSNPFEQKAMLNYVGLTVGILF
- a CDS encoding SPOR domain-containing protein, which translates into the protein MRIKFLFLILLISFFSALNVFSQKTGKVEIIISDSRINTLVEKHHSWCETRGGIDGFRIQIYFDSGNNSKSRAVTVMNEFKSKHPKTEAYLMFQEPNYKIRVGNFRSRIDAQRFLHKITDEYPNAFIVKDNDVKFPLLEDEKDN
- a CDS encoding NAD+ synthase, which produces MKIALAQLNFHIGNFESNTKKIVEAICNARQHNVELIVFPELAISGYPPRDFLDFEHFVKSCKKCIKEIAKECKDIGAIIGSPGFNPNAKGKKLYNSAYLLYNGKIESVRHKSLLPNYDIFDEYRYFEPNTKFEIVHFKDLRIALTICEDLWNITDNPLYTINPMDELMKQNPDVMINIAASPFNYEQALKRKKILKANIDKYHLPLFYVNHCGAQTELIFDGGSLAFDNKGKIVEELEYFKEGLAVFSLTSAKNKNKIETNIQSEKQQSINLRTHQSENTQISLIRRALVTGINNYFEKLNFSKAILGLSGGIDSALVCALAVEALGKENVRGILLPSHFSSEHSITDAKKLAENLGIPYDIIPIEEAFNSIEHSLKPVFKGLPPFGLAEENMQARIRAIILMAIANKIGYILLNTSNKSEAAVGYGTIYGDMCGGLSVLGDVYKTQVYEIAKLINKEKEIIPQNTIDKAPSAELRPGQKDSDSLPEYDILDKILYQYIERSKGPDEIITMGFDSAMVHHVLKLVNTNEWKRYQTPPILRVSPKAFGMGRRMPIAAKYLS